A single genomic interval of Phocoenobacter uteri harbors:
- a CDS encoding DEAD/DEAH box helicase yields the protein MTQFNQLGLSDPILKAVTEQGYETPTPIQAQSVPAILLGKDLMAAAQTGTGKTAGFTLPILEILSKGQKAKANRTRALILTPTRELAAQIAENVALYSQYLDLKSAVVFGGVKINPQMQKLCRGADILVATPGRLLDLHQQNAIHFDQLEVLVLDEADRMLDMGFIHDIKKIIRLLPKKRQNLLFSATFSEDIRNLAKGLIHNPVEISVTPENSTAERVSQVIYPVDKSKKTALLIKLIQDNNWQQVLVFSRTKHGANRLTKFLEKAKIPASAIHGSKSQGARTRALAEFKAGDIQVLVATDIAARGIDIDLLPHVINFDLPNVAEDYVHRIGRTGRAGSSGQAISLVCADELDDLKGIERLIQQVLPREIVEGFEPQNKLPITVLDTRPIRKRPKKKKIKNQDK from the coding sequence TTGACACAATTTAACCAACTTGGATTATCTGATCCAATCTTAAAAGCCGTAACCGAACAAGGTTACGAAACACCAACTCCCATTCAAGCACAATCTGTCCCAGCCATTCTTTTAGGCAAAGATTTAATGGCAGCAGCACAAACAGGAACAGGGAAAACAGCAGGCTTTACGCTACCCATTTTAGAGATTTTAAGCAAAGGGCAAAAAGCAAAAGCCAATCGCACAAGAGCGTTAATTTTAACCCCAACACGAGAGTTAGCCGCTCAAATTGCGGAGAATGTGGCACTTTATAGCCAATATTTAGATCTCAAATCGGCGGTGGTTTTTGGAGGCGTGAAAATCAATCCACAAATGCAAAAATTATGTCGTGGGGCGGATATTTTAGTGGCAACACCAGGACGATTACTGGATTTACACCAACAAAATGCGATTCATTTTGACCAATTAGAAGTCTTGGTTCTAGATGAAGCGGATCGTATGTTGGATATGGGCTTTATCCACGATATCAAAAAAATCATTCGTTTATTACCAAAAAAACGCCAAAATTTATTATTTTCAGCAACCTTTTCAGAGGATATTCGCAACCTTGCGAAAGGGCTAATTCATAATCCTGTGGAAATTTCAGTCACCCCTGAAAACAGCACCGCAGAACGTGTTAGCCAAGTGATTTATCCTGTTGATAAATCGAAAAAAACAGCACTTTTAATCAAATTAATTCAAGACAATAACTGGCAACAAGTATTAGTATTTAGCCGTACTAAACACGGTGCAAACCGATTAACCAAATTCCTTGAAAAAGCAAAAATTCCAGCTTCTGCGATTCACGGCAGTAAAAGTCAGGGAGCAAGAACTCGTGCCTTAGCAGAGTTTAAAGCAGGCGATATTCAAGTATTAGTTGCAACTGATATTGCAGCACGAGGCATTGATATTGATTTATTACCTCACGTTATCAACTTTGATTTACCAAACGTTGCCGAAGATTATGTACATCGTATCGGACGTACAGGACGTGCTGGTTCATCAGGTCAGGCAATTTCATTAGTGTGTGCCGATGAATTAGATGACTTGAAAGGGATTGAGCGTTTAATTCAGCAAGTATTACCACGAGAAATCGTTGAAGGTTTTGAGCCTCAAAATAAATTACCTATTACGGTGTTAGATACTCGTCCTATTCGTAAACGACCAAAGAAGAAAAAGATAAAAAATCAAGATAAATAA
- the glyQ gene encoding glycine--tRNA ligase subunit alpha gives MTTATTKFNVKTFQGMILALQDYWAEQGCTIVQPFDLEVGAGTSHPMTCLRAIGPEPMASAYVQPSRRPTDGRYGENPNRLQHYYQFQVVIKPSPDNIQELYLNSLKMLGFDPLVHDIRFVEDNWENPTLGAWGLGWEVWLNGMEVTQFTYFQQVGGLECKPVTGEITYGLERLAMYIQGVDSVYDLVYSDGPLGKTTYGDVFHQNEVEQSTYNFEHANVEFLFHCFEEYEKEAKALLELEQPLPLPAYERILKAGHCFNLLDARKAISVTERQRYILRIRALTKGVAEAYYASREALGFPMCKK, from the coding sequence ATGACAACAGCAACAACCAAATTCAATGTAAAAACATTCCAAGGTATGATTTTAGCCCTACAAGATTACTGGGCAGAGCAAGGCTGTACTATCGTACAACCATTCGATTTAGAAGTCGGTGCAGGTACATCGCACCCTATGACTTGTTTACGTGCAATCGGTCCTGAGCCAATGGCGTCGGCTTATGTGCAACCTTCACGCCGTCCAACTGACGGTCGCTACGGCGAAAACCCAAACCGTTTACAGCACTATTATCAATTCCAAGTGGTTATCAAGCCATCGCCAGATAATATCCAAGAATTATATTTAAACAGCTTAAAAATGCTCGGTTTTGACCCATTAGTACACGATATTCGTTTTGTAGAAGACAACTGGGAAAACCCAACACTAGGTGCGTGGGGCTTAGGCTGGGAAGTGTGGTTAAACGGTATGGAAGTAACCCAATTTACCTATTTCCAACAAGTAGGCGGATTAGAATGTAAACCTGTCACCGGCGAAATCACTTACGGTTTAGAGCGTTTAGCAATGTACATTCAAGGCGTGGACAGTGTTTACGACTTAGTATATTCAGATGGTCCATTAGGCAAAACCACCTACGGCGACGTATTCCACCAAAACGAAGTGGAGCAATCAACTTACAACTTTGAACACGCAAATGTTGAATTCTTATTCCACTGCTTTGAAGAGTACGAAAAAGAGGCTAAAGCGTTATTAGAACTAGAACAGCCATTACCATTGCCTGCTTATGAACGTATCCTAAAAGCAGGACATTGCTTTAACTTACTTGACGCACGTAAAGCGATTTCGGTAACGGAAAGACAGCGTTATATTTTGCGTATTCGTGCATTAACCAAAGGTGTCGCAGAGGCATATTATGCAAGCCGTGAAGCGTTAGGGTTTCCGATGTGTAAGAAGTAA
- the dtd gene encoding D-aminoacyl-tRNA deacylase, translating to MIALIQRVKWAKVEIENQTVGEIQKGLLVLLGVEKEDDEAKADRLLDKVLNYRVFEDKQGKMNLNVQQANGHLLIVSQFTLVADTQKGLRPSFSKGAKPSDAEKLYDYFVQQATPRIYTQTGKFGGDMQVSLQNDGPVTFWLQV from the coding sequence ATGATTGCGTTAATTCAGCGAGTAAAATGGGCAAAAGTAGAAATTGAAAATCAAACGGTGGGCGAGATTCAAAAAGGCTTATTGGTATTGCTTGGCGTGGAAAAAGAAGACGATGAAGCCAAAGCGGATCGCTTGTTGGATAAAGTGCTAAATTACCGAGTATTTGAAGATAAACAGGGAAAAATGAACTTAAATGTTCAGCAAGCAAATGGTCACTTACTTATTGTTTCACAGTTCACTTTGGTAGCTGACACTCAAAAAGGCTTACGCCCAAGTTTCTCAAAAGGGGCAAAACCAAGCGACGCAGAGAAACTATACGATTATTTTGTGCAACAAGCCACACCACGCATTTATACCCAAACAGGAAAATTTGGTGGCGATATGCAAGTGAGTTTACAAAATGATGGCCCTGTGACTTTTTGGTTGCAGGTTTAG
- the glyS gene encoding glycine--tRNA ligase subunit beta, with amino-acid sequence MTTKNFLAEIGTEELPPKALKKLGLAFAGNVEQELNQVGLTFDKVEWFAAPRRLAVKVLGLALVQPDKNIEKRGPAVKAAFDDQGNPTKAAEGWARGCGITVDQAERIATDKGEWLVHRAVIKGQETKCLLNEIINNALAKLPIPKAMRWGDKTVQFIRPVHTVTMLLGDELINGEILGVKSGTTLRGHRFLGQQEVEITNADQYPEILREKGSVIADFEERKAIILKDSQAKAEALGGIADIEEDLLEEVSSLVEFPVVMAAKFEERFLEVPAEALVYTMKGDQKYFPIYDKAGNLLPNFIFVSNINPEDPTFVIEGNEKVVRPRLADAEFFFKSDLKQRLEDNLPRLETVLFQQQLGTVRDKTTRIEQLSGEIAKQIGADETKAKRAGLLSKCDLMTNMVFEFTDTQGVMGMHYARHDGEDEEVAVALNEQYMPRFSGDELPTSLVACSVALADKIDTLTGIFGIGQYPKGDKDPFALRRAALGVLRIIVEKKLPLDLTDLIQKSAQLFGDKLSNKNVVDEVVDFMLGRFRAWYQDEGISVDVIQAVLARRPTKPADFDARVRAVAYFRTLESAEALAAANKRVANILAKAENSVGEIDLSLCEIDAEKVLAEKIIALNSSLAPQFANGEYQAILEQLASLRDVVDTFFDKVMVNAEDEKLRNNRLAILGSLQRLFLNVADISVLQ; translated from the coding sequence ATGACAACAAAAAATTTCCTTGCCGAGATTGGCACAGAAGAGTTACCACCGAAGGCACTTAAAAAATTAGGGCTGGCGTTTGCGGGCAATGTGGAACAAGAGTTAAACCAAGTGGGTTTGACTTTTGATAAAGTGGAATGGTTTGCTGCACCACGTCGTTTAGCGGTTAAAGTTTTAGGGCTTGCGTTGGTGCAACCAGATAAAAATATTGAAAAACGTGGTCCTGCTGTTAAGGCGGCGTTTGATGATCAAGGTAATCCAACCAAAGCAGCGGAAGGCTGGGCAAGAGGTTGTGGGATTACGGTTGATCAGGCGGAGCGTATCGCAACGGATAAAGGCGAGTGGTTGGTACATCGTGCGGTTATCAAAGGGCAAGAAACCAAATGCTTGTTAAATGAGATTATCAACAATGCGTTGGCAAAATTACCGATTCCAAAAGCAATGCGTTGGGGCGATAAGACCGTACAATTTATCCGTCCTGTGCATACTGTAACGATGTTGCTTGGCGATGAGTTGATCAACGGCGAAATTTTAGGTGTAAAAAGTGGTACGACTTTACGTGGACACCGTTTCTTGGGGCAACAAGAAGTTGAAATTACAAATGCGGATCAATATCCTGAAATTTTACGTGAAAAAGGATCGGTTATTGCGGATTTTGAAGAGCGTAAAGCGATCATTTTAAAAGATTCACAAGCCAAAGCCGAAGCATTAGGCGGTATCGCAGATATTGAAGAAGACTTACTTGAAGAGGTCTCATCATTAGTTGAGTTCCCTGTGGTAATGGCGGCGAAATTTGAAGAGCGTTTCTTAGAAGTACCTGCTGAGGCGTTGGTTTACACAATGAAAGGGGATCAAAAATATTTCCCTATTTATGATAAAGCGGGCAACTTATTACCAAACTTTATTTTTGTGTCGAATATCAACCCAGAAGATCCAACTTTTGTGATCGAAGGTAATGAAAAAGTGGTTCGTCCACGTTTAGCGGACGCAGAATTTTTCTTTAAATCAGATCTAAAACAGCGTTTAGAAGATAATTTACCACGTTTAGAAACCGTATTATTCCAACAACAGCTTGGTACAGTGCGTGATAAAACCACTCGTATTGAGCAACTCAGTGGCGAAATCGCAAAACAAATCGGTGCCGATGAAACCAAAGCGAAACGTGCAGGTTTATTATCAAAATGCGATTTAATGACGAATATGGTGTTTGAATTTACCGATACGCAAGGCGTAATGGGAATGCACTATGCACGTCACGATGGCGAAGATGAAGAAGTAGCGGTTGCATTAAATGAACAATATATGCCACGTTTCTCAGGCGATGAATTACCGACTTCATTAGTGGCGTGTAGCGTTGCGTTGGCGGATAAAATTGATACTTTAACGGGTATTTTTGGTATCGGTCAGTATCCAAAAGGCGACAAAGACCCATTTGCGTTGCGTCGTGCAGCATTAGGTGTGTTGCGTATTATCGTTGAGAAAAAATTACCATTAGATTTAACGGATTTAATCCAAAAATCAGCACAATTATTTGGCGATAAATTATCAAATAAAAATGTGGTCGATGAAGTGGTTGATTTTATGCTGGGGCGTTTCCGTGCGTGGTATCAAGATGAAGGCATTTCAGTTGATGTCATTCAAGCGGTATTAGCTCGTCGCCCAACAAAACCAGCAGATTTTGACGCTCGTGTGCGTGCAGTAGCTTATTTCCGTACCTTAGAAAGTGCTGAGGCTCTGGCAGCAGCGAATAAACGTGTTGCAAACATTTTAGCCAAAGCGGAAAATAGTGTCGGCGAGATCGATCTTTCACTTTGTGAAATTGACGCTGAAAAAGTATTAGCAGAAAAAATCATTGCGTTAAATTCAAGCCTTGCACCGCAATTTGCGAATGGCGAATATCAAGCGATTTTAGAACAGCTTGCAAGTTTGCGTGATGTGGTGGATACCTTCTTTGATAAAGTAATGGTAAATGCCGAAGATGAAAAACTGCGTAATAACCGTTTAGCAATTTTAGGCTCGCTACAACGCCTATTCTTAAATGTGGCGGATATTTCAGTTTTACAATAA
- a CDS encoding FRG domain-containing protein: MSSEQFSISDFLNELKKYVKEEDKLENTYFFRGHANCEWILEPSIFRNKGHIQNEDKIINDMFTACPQDLEKETLLFDKLVKLQHYGCPTRLLDITSNALVALYFACSDEKEKDGKVFVFKVPTKQIKYSDSDTVAIISALSLAPNKFRIDDKTFKEASRDLFKDIPKCDFFIRRYRIKKERKNQYLTSSKKIDSELQDFLISYLEINLENDKFNYRYLESLEMAKSRRYLLNERFIERLFRQFTNNLCKQPQMLSLLNDIRKSKPYFQPFINYQDFYKVLCINPSKTNDRLIYQQGSFFLYGMTEEGKENPAILTEEWFKIADQEMSITIPYRCKDNLLKDLKYLGISQETLFPELDKQAEVIKKKYEQPSEDKKTKNE; this comes from the coding sequence ATGAGTAGTGAGCAATTCAGTATTTCTGATTTTTTGAATGAACTTAAAAAATATGTAAAGGAAGAAGATAAGTTAGAAAATACTTATTTTTTCCGAGGACATGCCAATTGTGAATGGATATTGGAACCCAGTATATTTAGAAATAAAGGACATATTCAAAATGAAGATAAAATTATCAATGATATGTTTACTGCTTGCCCACAAGATTTAGAAAAAGAAACATTATTATTTGATAAACTCGTAAAATTGCAACATTATGGTTGCCCTACTCGCTTATTAGATATTACCTCTAATGCTTTGGTTGCTTTATACTTTGCTTGTTCAGATGAGAAAGAAAAAGATGGTAAGGTATTTGTTTTTAAAGTACCAACAAAACAAATAAAGTACTCTGATAGTGATACAGTAGCCATAATTAGTGCCTTAAGCCTTGCTCCAAATAAATTTAGAATAGATGATAAGACTTTTAAAGAGGCTTCCAGAGATTTATTTAAAGACATACCTAAGTGTGATTTTTTTATTAGAAGATATCGCATAAAAAAAGAACGTAAAAATCAATATTTAACAAGTTCAAAAAAAATAGATTCAGAATTACAAGATTTTCTTATTTCTTATTTGGAAATCAACTTAGAGAATGATAAATTTAATTATCGTTACTTAGAATCTTTAGAAATGGCTAAATCTAGAAGGTACTTATTAAACGAAAGATTTATAGAACGTTTATTTAGGCAATTTACAAATAACTTATGCAAACAGCCACAAATGCTTTCTTTGCTGAATGATATTAGGAAAAGTAAACCTTATTTCCAACCATTTATAAATTACCAGGATTTTTATAAAGTATTATGTATAAATCCAAGTAAAACAAATGATCGTCTTATTTATCAACAAGGATCATTCTTTCTTTATGGTATGACAGAAGAAGGAAAAGAAAACCCTGCGATTCTTACTGAAGAATGGTTTAAGATCGCTGATCAAGAAATGAGTATTACAATTCCTTATAGATGTAAAGATAACTTATTGAAAGATTTAAAATATTTAGGAATTAGCCAAGAAACATTATTTCCTGAACTAGATAAACAAGCTGAAGTGATTAAAAAGAAATATGAACAACCTTCTGAGGATAAAAAGACTAAAAATGAATAA
- a CDS encoding VUT family protein → MMNLPIWRGLTLSHPIFLVFLYVVSILLANITLNIFIPLPFYGMLSVGTIFFAAIFTLRDKIHFYGGLKFVYWAIFMAVIVNVIVSYWLDVPSRFIFASFLSITVSELADTAIFHRFKHRKFVMRVLSSNALSVPLDSVLFTFLAFYGILPLTEIWQIIYADIVVKYAIAMLFVTKFWQLKRLQQA, encoded by the coding sequence ATGATGAATTTACCCATATGGCGAGGGCTTACCCTGTCGCACCCTATTTTCTTGGTCTTTTTATATGTTGTTAGCATTCTGCTAGCTAATATCACGTTGAATATATTTATTCCATTGCCTTTTTATGGAATGCTTTCTGTTGGAACAATTTTTTTTGCCGCTATTTTTACTCTGAGAGATAAAATTCACTTTTATGGTGGTTTAAAATTTGTTTACTGGGCAATCTTTATGGCGGTGATTGTCAATGTTATTGTCTCTTACTGGTTAGATGTACCAAGTCGCTTTATTTTTGCTTCTTTTTTATCAATTACCGTCAGTGAACTGGCTGATACAGCAATTTTCCATCGCTTTAAGCATAGAAAATTTGTTATGCGAGTGTTGAGTTCAAATGCATTAAGCGTACCATTAGACAGTGTTTTATTCACTTTTTTAGCCTTTTACGGTATTTTGCCTTTAACAGAAATTTGGCAAATTATTTATGCTGATATCGTCGTAAAATATGCGATTGCAATGCTATTTGTCACTAAATTTTGGCAATTAAAACGC
- a CDS encoding succinate dehydrogenase assembly factor 2: MMNFNRFRIEWECRRGMRELDEMIMPFYKNHFDNLSEAQQTTFVEMLKFTDPELFRWLMNQEKAPQPEMQQLVELIQKSLEV, translated from the coding sequence ATAATGAATTTTAATCGTTTTAGAATTGAGTGGGAATGTCGTCGAGGTATGCGAGAATTAGACGAAATGATAATGCCATTTTATAAGAATCATTTTGATAATTTATCCGAAGCACAGCAAACGACCTTTGTTGAAATGCTAAAATTTACCGATCCAGAGCTTTTTCGTTGGTTAATGAATCAAGAAAAAGCACCGCAACCAGAAATGCAACAACTGGTTGAACTGATCCAAAAAAGTTTAGAAGTGTAA
- a CDS encoding virulence factor BrkB family protein — MQQFLLFINIFKIRFSENKLSMAAGHLTYNTMLAIVPLIMVMFSIFAAFPIFNEVTGELKTFIYQNFAPSVGDIVQTHLDNFVNNSKKMSAVGTIGLIAIALLLISNIDNTLNTMWHKTKKRPWLISFAIYWMILTLGPLLIGVSISVSTYILSMNFMGTGELTNAGHPFLSLVPFFITWLLFTLVYTIVPNTTVLFRHAIIGALLAAIFFTLGKQIFVWYITSFPSYQAIYGALAVLPIMIVWIHLSWLVVLIGAQIAAVFKDLMLINIGTLSIENKEIK, encoded by the coding sequence ATGCAACAATTTCTATTATTTATTAACATATTCAAAATTCGTTTTTCGGAAAATAAACTCTCGATGGCAGCAGGGCATTTAACCTATAACACGATGCTTGCGATTGTTCCTTTAATTATGGTTATGTTTTCTATTTTTGCTGCCTTTCCGATTTTTAATGAAGTCACTGGCGAGCTAAAAACCTTTATTTATCAAAACTTCGCTCCAAGTGTTGGCGATATTGTACAAACACACCTAGATAATTTTGTAAATAATTCAAAGAAAATGAGTGCAGTAGGAACAATAGGACTGATTGCTATTGCGTTGTTGCTAATTTCAAATATAGATAATACCCTTAACACAATGTGGCATAAAACCAAAAAACGCCCTTGGCTAATTTCTTTTGCCATTTATTGGATGATTTTAACCCTCGGACCATTACTTATTGGCGTGAGTATTTCAGTAAGTACTTACATACTTTCAATGAATTTTATGGGAACAGGCGAGTTAACTAATGCTGGACACCCATTTCTTTCTCTTGTGCCATTTTTTATTACGTGGTTACTTTTTACCTTAGTTTATACCATTGTGCCAAACACAACCGTATTATTCCGCCACGCCATTATCGGTGCATTATTGGCGGCAATTTTCTTTACCTTAGGTAAGCAAATTTTTGTGTGGTATATCACCTCATTCCCGTCTTATCAGGCAATTTATGGGGCATTAGCTGTGCTACCAATAATGATTGTGTGGATCCATTTAAGCTGGTTGGTGGTGTTAATCGGCGCTCAAATTGCTGCGGTGTTTAAAGATTTGATGTTAATAAATATTGGTACTCTTTCAATTGAAAATAAGGAAATAAAATGA
- a CDS encoding PDDEXK nuclease domain-containing protein, producing MNNLPTENNDLTQSIAQIIEQARKQVKQTVNSAMVQCYWDIGRLLVEDEQQGQQRAEYGKYVLQNLSERLTTMYGKGFDISNLRNMRQFYLAFPIRDTLCRELSWSHYRRLIRVEDPSARQWYLQETIEQNWSVRALDRQISVLYYERLLASQNKSVVAQEAEEKTEVLKETVQDYLRDPYILDFLNLQDKTYQESNVEQAIINNLQQFLLELGKGFAFVERQKRIRFGDEDFYIDLVFYNFKLKCFLLIDLKIGKLKHQDIGQMDTYVRLYDEQFKGEDDNPTIGLVLCSEKSEAIAKYSVLADRKQIFSAKYLPYLPTELQLQQQIEKVRALNNV from the coding sequence ATGAATAATCTTCCAACAGAAAATAATGACTTAACTCAAAGCATTGCTCAAATTATTGAGCAAGCGAGAAAGCAAGTTAAACAAACGGTCAATTCTGCAATGGTCCAATGCTATTGGGATATTGGGCGTTTGCTTGTGGAAGATGAACAGCAAGGGCAACAGCGTGCTGAGTATGGTAAATATGTGTTACAAAATTTATCAGAGCGTTTAACTACAATGTATGGTAAAGGTTTTGATATTTCAAATTTACGTAATATGCGTCAGTTTTATCTTGCTTTTCCAATTCGTGACACACTGTGTCGCGAATTGAGTTGGTCGCATTATAGACGATTAATTCGAGTTGAAGATCCTAGTGCTAGACAATGGTATTTACAGGAAACGATTGAACAAAACTGGTCTGTTCGAGCATTAGATCGTCAAATCTCAGTACTTTATTATGAACGTTTATTAGCAAGCCAAAATAAGTCTGTTGTTGCACAAGAAGCAGAAGAAAAAACAGAAGTATTAAAAGAAACGGTACAGGATTATTTGCGTGATCCTTATATTTTAGATTTCTTAAATTTACAGGATAAAACCTATCAAGAAAGTAATGTTGAGCAAGCAATAATCAATAATTTACAGCAATTTTTACTTGAATTAGGCAAAGGGTTTGCATTTGTTGAGCGTCAAAAAAGAATTCGTTTTGGCGATGAAGATTTTTACATTGATTTAGTTTTTTATAATTTCAAACTGAAATGCTTTTTATTGATTGATCTAAAAATTGGTAAGTTAAAGCACCAAGATATCGGGCAAATGGATACTTATGTTCGTTTGTATGATGAGCAATTTAAAGGCGAAGATGATAATCCGACTATTGGTCTAGTGTTATGTAGTGAGAAAAGTGAGGCGATTGCAAAATATTCTGTACTTGCCGATAGAAAACAGATTTTTAGTGCAAAATATTTACCTTATCTACCAACAGAATTACAGTTACAGCAACAAATTGAAAAAGTGAGAGCGTTGAATAACGTTTAG
- a CDS encoding FKBP-type peptidyl-prolyl cis-trans isomerase has protein sequence MSLNFDSVKLETTEEKGGYGIGLQIGQQLLGSGLEVEPNTVMRGIYDVLNQNQPAVDFNEITAALQELQQRAEDAQKAMFAEFEKEGKAFLEENKKANGVKVTESGLQYEVLVEGTGKVPSAEDKVRVHYAGSLITGQEFDSSIKRGQPAEFPVNGVIKGWTEALTMMPAGSKWRLVIPHELAYGERGAGQSIPPFSTLVFEVELLEVL, from the coding sequence ATGTCTTTAAATTTTGATTCAGTAAAATTAGAAACAACCGAAGAGAAAGGTGGTTACGGTATCGGTTTACAAATCGGTCAGCAGCTTTTAGGAAGTGGCTTAGAAGTTGAGCCTAACACGGTTATGCGTGGTATCTATGACGTGTTAAACCAAAACCAACCAGCGGTTGATTTCAATGAAATTACAGCTGCATTACAAGAATTACAACAACGTGCAGAAGACGCACAAAAAGCGATGTTTGCTGAATTTGAAAAAGAAGGCAAAGCGTTCTTAGAAGAAAACAAAAAAGCGAATGGCGTGAAAGTAACTGAAAGTGGCTTACAATATGAAGTGCTTGTTGAAGGTACAGGTAAAGTGCCAAGTGCGGAAGATAAAGTACGTGTTCACTACGCAGGTTCTTTAATCACTGGTCAAGAATTTGATAGCTCAATCAAACGTGGTCAGCCAGCGGAATTCCCAGTGAATGGCGTAATCAAAGGTTGGACAGAAGCGTTAACTATGATGCCAGCAGGGTCTAAATGGCGTTTAGTAATTCCACACGAGTTAGCGTACGGTGAGCGTGGTGCAGGTCAATCAATCCCTCCATTTAGCACATTAGTATTCGAAGTAGAATTATTAGAAGTTTTATAA
- the ubiH gene encoding 2-octaprenyl-6-methoxyphenyl hydroxylase, with amino-acid sequence MAQQFDVVIVGGAMTGSILALALSSFTDHNMQIAIVEKIKPDFKSQGGFDARSIALAQGSLQKLQKIQPLGTTNLSDVVRRISTSIQKIQVSDQHHFGKTTLKATEMHLPQLGVVVELAKLGFELSQLIQKHQNIQLFCPDTVTNIERNQTTCEITLSSGIQLKSALIVAADGIQSQIAKQCGVETVQLRDYNQSAIIANVEISQPHQQQAFERFTLQGPLALLPLCETAEVKNQMSLVWCVNDPSELLSLSDEEFLAKLQQNFGWKLGKFLRASRRFSYPLQSQKATSHIHHRLAIVGNASQLLHPVAGQGFNLGMRDLYELAKLLSGAFEQGKDFGDYALLTQFEKNRLADQNKIIRSTSGLISIFCCEFLPVQLARTLGLIGLDHFKIGREWVANRALGW; translated from the coding sequence ATGGCTCAGCAATTTGATGTCGTTATCGTCGGTGGTGCGATGACAGGGTCGATTTTGGCATTGGCATTGAGTAGTTTTACGGATCACAACATGCAAATTGCGATTGTGGAAAAGATCAAACCAGATTTTAAAAGTCAGGGGGGATTTGATGCGAGAAGTATTGCATTGGCACAAGGAAGTTTGCAAAAATTACAAAAAATTCAACCGCTTGGTACGACAAATTTGAGCGATGTTGTGCGTCGTATTAGCACTTCAATTCAAAAAATTCAGGTTTCAGATCAACATCATTTTGGTAAAACCACTTTAAAAGCCACCGAAATGCACTTGCCACAACTGGGCGTGGTGGTTGAGTTAGCCAAACTTGGTTTTGAACTTTCTCAACTTATTCAAAAGCACCAAAATATTCAGCTTTTCTGCCCCGACACTGTTACAAATATTGAACGAAATCAGACCACTTGTGAAATCACGTTAAGTTCAGGCATACAGTTAAAATCGGCGTTAATCGTGGCAGCAGACGGTATTCAATCACAAATCGCGAAGCAATGTGGTGTGGAAACGGTACAGTTGCGAGATTATAATCAATCGGCGATTATTGCGAATGTGGAAATTTCTCAACCCCACCAGCAACAAGCCTTTGAGCGTTTTACTTTGCAAGGTCCTTTGGCGTTATTGCCATTGTGTGAAACGGCAGAAGTCAAAAATCAGATGTCGTTAGTGTGGTGTGTTAATGATCCAAGTGAATTATTAAGCCTTTCTGACGAAGAATTTTTGGCAAAACTCCAACAAAATTTTGGTTGGAAATTAGGTAAGTTTTTGCGTGCTAGCCGTCGTTTTAGTTATCCATTGCAATCCCAAAAAGCCACTTCCCATATTCATCATCGCTTGGCGATTGTCGGCAATGCGTCCCAACTTTTACACCCTGTCGCAGGGCAAGGTTTTAATTTGGGAATGCGAGATTTATATGAATTAGCGAAATTGCTTTCAGGTGCGTTTGAGCAAGGTAAGGATTTCGGCGATTATGCTCTGTTAACTCAATTTGAAAAAAATCGTTTGGCAGATCAGAATAAAATTATTCGTTCAACAAGTGGCTTAATTTCTATTTTTTGCTGTGAATTTTTACCTGTTCAGCTTGCGAGAACCTTAGGATTGATTGGTTTAGATCATTTCAAAATAGGGCGAGAATGGGTGGCTAATCGTGCGTTGGGCTGGTAA